The genomic segment ACCATGTATGGCGGCGGTACGGCAGGCTACACGGATTATCCGGTCCACGCCGGCTAGCCGGCGCGCGTCGCATCACCCACCGGGCAGCCATGGCCGCCCTCACCACAGAGGACATCGCGATGGAATACAAGACGCTGGGGAACACCGGCTTGCTGGTCTCTTCGCTGTGCCTGGGCACGATGACTTTCGGCGACGGCCAGGGCATCTTCCGGCACATCGGCAGCGCCGGCCAGGACGAGGCCGACGCGATAGTCAAGGCTGCCGTCGACGGCGGGATCAACTTCTTCGACACCGCCGATGCCTATTCGGCCGGCAGCAGCGAGCAGGTGCTTGGCCAGTCGCTGCGCAACCTCGGCATCGCCCGCAAGGATGTGGTGCTGGCGACCAAGGGCTATACCCGCACCGGCCCCGGGCGCAACGATGTGGGCGCTTCGCGCGGCCACATCCTCGATGCGGTGGAGGCCAGCCTGCGGCGCCTGCAGACCGATCACATCGACCTTTACCAGATCCATGCCAACGATCCGGTCACGCCTATCGAGGAAACCCTGCGCGCGCTCGATGACCTGGTGCGCCAGGGCAAGGTCCGCTACGTCGGCGTCTCCAACTGGCAGGCGTGGAAGATCGCCCGCGCGCTGGGCGTCTCCGAAGCGCGCAACCTGGCCCGCTTCGATACCCTG from the Citrobacter sp. Marseille-Q6884 genome contains:
- a CDS encoding aldo/keto reductase translates to MEYKTLGNTGLLVSSLCLGTMTFGDGQGIFRHIGSAGQDEADAIVKAAVDGGINFFDTADAYSAGSSEQVLGQSLRNLGIARKDVVLATKGYTRTGPGRNDVGASRGHILDAVEASLRRLQTDHIDLYQIHANDPVTPIEETLRALDDLVRQGKVRYVGVSNWQAWKIARALGVSEARNLARFDTLQAYYSIAGRDIERELVPLLQAEKIGLLVWSPLAGGLLSGKFDREHQKPEGARRSEFDFPFVDKERAWNVVEAMKPIAAAHGCSVARVALAWLLSRPVVTSVIVGARRLEQLHDNLAAVELALSEVELTALDAASALLREYPGWVLEVQNADRLGPVDRWSGLSS